From a region of the Gossypium raimondii isolate GPD5lz chromosome 10, ASM2569854v1, whole genome shotgun sequence genome:
- the LOC105777856 gene encoding inorganic pyrophosphatase 1: MAGIVVIFDFDKTIIDCDSDNWVLDELGFTDLFNQLLPTMPWNPLMDKMMKELHAQGKTIDDIVEVLKRAPIHPRIVPAIKAAHALGCELRVVSDANMFFIETILEHLGLREYFSEIDSNPSFVDEEEKLRIFPYHDFTKSSHGCNLCPPNMCKGRVIERIQASLEGKKKIIYLGDGSGDYCPGLKLGEADYMMPRKNYPVWDLICRNPMLIKAEIYEWTDGEELEKVLLQLINMISLEEDDANSSQFISVDCKLQTMSASKSAFPHALPVPQ; this comes from the exons ATGGCTGGGATTGTTGTGATTTTTGATTTCGACAAAACTATTATTGACTGTGACAGTGATAACTGGGTTCTTGATGAATTGGGTTTCACCGATTTGTTCAACCAACTTCTTCCTACCATGCCTTGGAATCCTCTCATG GACAAGATGATGAAGGAGCTTCATGCTCAAGGAAAAACCATTGATGACATTGTTGAGGTTCTGAAACGAGCTCCTATCCATCCTAGGATAGTCCCTGCCATTAAAGCAGCTCATGCTTTAGG GTGTGAACTCAGGGTTGTTAGTGATGCAAACATGTTCTTCATTGAAACAATTCTGGAGCACCTTGGATTGAGGGAATATTTCTCAGAGATTGACTCCAATCCTAGCTTTGTCGACGAAGAAGAGAAACTAAGGATCTTCCCTTATCATGATTTCACCAAGAGTTCCCATGGCTGCAATCTCTGCCCCCCAAATATGTGCAAA gggagggTGATTGAAAGGATTCAAGCTTCTTTagaaggaaagaagaaaatcaTATACCTTGGAGATGGCAGCGGAGATTACTGCCCAGGCTTAAAGCTTGGAGAGGCAGACTACATGATGCCAAGGAAGAATTATCCAGTTTGGGATTTAATTTGCAGGAACCCAATGTTGATCAAGGCTGAGATCTATGAATGGACCGATGGTGAAGAGCTAGAGAAGGTTTTGCTGCAACTAATCAACATGATTTCTCTTGAAGAAGACGATGCCAATTCTTCCCAATTCATCTCCGTTGACTGCAAATTGCAGACCATGTCGGCATCCAAAAGTGCCTTCCCTCATGCCCTCCCGGTTCCCCAGTAG